The following are encoded together in the Bacillus sp. NP157 genome:
- a CDS encoding DUF819 family protein — protein MIQSVWPYLAVMLLAAGFWPAIERRFGWKVFEVLPPIVLTYLMVTALSVGGLWTASPEIHAAQETLVKRLVPALLFLLMINCDLRAILALGPRVLGVFACTSVSLFAAFILAFLLFRPWMPGNGWMQLASLSGSWVGGTANMIAVKQAIGMSDTALATTLLTDALCYSMWVVVLFAVARLAPAFNRWTRATSSADMAVAETAPRAPATVDSVLLWLGLALGVAALAAVLGERLPVGSMVSATTWTILLATIAGLVAAHTPLARLPGAQAVSSAMLVSVVAVLASQSSFAGIAAAPIYLLCGVSIIALHAVFLCLFARLFHFDLYLCGISSLAHIGGVAATPVLAATYSRSLVPVGILLALLGYIVGTGFGLVVASVLSRLAL, from the coding sequence GTGATCCAGTCGGTCTGGCCGTACCTGGCCGTGATGTTGCTAGCTGCCGGTTTCTGGCCCGCCATCGAACGGCGATTCGGCTGGAAGGTCTTCGAGGTACTACCGCCCATCGTGCTCACCTACCTCATGGTCACGGCGCTGTCCGTCGGCGGCCTTTGGACGGCGTCGCCGGAGATCCACGCGGCGCAGGAAACCCTGGTGAAGCGGCTGGTCCCCGCGCTGCTGTTCCTGCTGATGATCAACTGCGACCTGCGCGCGATCCTCGCCCTGGGACCCCGCGTGCTCGGCGTGTTCGCGTGCACCTCGGTCAGCCTGTTCGCGGCGTTCATCCTCGCCTTCCTGCTGTTCAGGCCGTGGATGCCCGGCAACGGCTGGATGCAACTCGCGTCGCTGTCGGGCAGCTGGGTCGGCGGCACCGCGAACATGATCGCCGTGAAACAGGCCATCGGCATGTCCGACACCGCACTGGCCACCACCTTGCTCACCGATGCGCTGTGCTACTCGATGTGGGTGGTCGTGCTGTTCGCCGTCGCGCGGCTGGCTCCCGCCTTCAATCGCTGGACCCGCGCGACCTCCAGCGCCGACATGGCCGTCGCGGAAACCGCGCCGCGCGCACCGGCCACGGTCGACAGCGTGCTGCTCTGGCTCGGCCTCGCCCTGGGCGTCGCGGCCCTCGCCGCCGTGCTGGGCGAGCGGCTGCCCGTCGGCAGCATGGTCTCCGCGACGACGTGGACGATCCTGCTCGCCACGATCGCCGGCCTCGTCGCCGCGCATACGCCACTGGCGCGGCTACCCGGCGCGCAAGCCGTGTCCAGCGCGATGCTGGTCTCGGTCGTCGCGGTGCTCGCCTCGCAAAGCAGCTTCGCCGGCATCGCCGCCGCGCCGATCTACCTGCTCTGCGGCGTCTCCATCATCGCCCTGCACGCCGTGTTCCTCTGCCTGTTCGCCCGCCTGTTCCACTTCGACCTCTACCTGTGCGGGATTTCCTCGCTGGCGCATATCGGTGGCGTCGCCGCAACACCGGTGCTCGCCGCGACGTATTCGCGCTCCCTGGTACCCGTAGGCATCCTGCTCGCACTGCTCGGGTATATCGTGGGAACAGGCTTCGGCCTTGTCGTCGCTTCCGTCCTTTCGCGCCTGGCCCTCTGA
- the otsB gene encoding trehalose-phosphatase, which produces MPVLPAPPAALPPRAALFLDADGTLLAFADDPEGVVVPDGLMATLDALHDALGGALALVSGRPIDGLDRIFQRPGWAAAGQHGLERRDAAGQLSTVPVDRDELARLRAAVHEVALALPGLRVEDKSWSVALHSREHPALEAEMGRLAPTVAARFPGFELQPGSHVCEFKPRGMDKGVAVAAFLEEAPFQGRTPVYLGDDLTDEHAFVVVNARQGMSVRVGARTPSHAAFTLSSPADVHAWLNSVMTSLTKGAVSSQ; this is translated from the coding sequence TTGCCTGTCCTCCCCGCGCCACCCGCCGCCCTGCCGCCACGCGCCGCCCTGTTCCTCGACGCGGATGGCACCCTGCTTGCCTTCGCCGACGACCCCGAGGGCGTCGTCGTTCCGGACGGCCTGATGGCCACGCTCGATGCGCTGCACGATGCCCTGGGCGGTGCGCTCGCGCTGGTCAGTGGCCGGCCCATCGACGGCCTGGACCGCATTTTCCAGCGACCCGGCTGGGCCGCCGCGGGCCAGCATGGGCTGGAGCGCCGCGATGCCGCCGGCCAGCTCAGTACGGTGCCGGTGGACCGCGATGAACTGGCCCGGTTGCGCGCGGCCGTGCACGAGGTGGCGCTCGCCCTGCCCGGCCTCCGGGTCGAGGACAAGAGCTGGTCGGTGGCGCTGCATTCGCGCGAACACCCCGCCCTGGAGGCCGAGATGGGCCGGCTCGCGCCCACCGTGGCCGCCCGCTTCCCCGGCTTCGAGCTGCAACCCGGTAGCCACGTCTGCGAGTTCAAACCGCGCGGCATGGACAAGGGCGTGGCGGTCGCCGCTTTCCTCGAGGAAGCCCCGTTCCAGGGACGCACCCCGGTATATCTCGGCGACGACCTGACCGACGAGCATGCCTTCGTCGTGGTGAACGCACGCCAGGGCATGTCGGTTCGCGTTGGTGCAAGAACGCCGTCACACGCCGCGTTCACATTGTCTAGCCCGGCCGATGTCCATGCTTGGCTGAATAGCGTGATGACTTCATTGACGAAGGGAGCCGTAAGCAGCCAATGA
- the pgeF gene encoding peptidoglycan editing factor PgeF, with protein MSEAWIRPGWQVSPGVGAAVSTRQGPGVSAGPYGRLNLGLRSGDDPAAVAANRASLVTALGLPAQPLWLRQVHGTDVAEGPVAGGDEPVADAAVARGPGQVLAILTADCLPVLFASADGQAIGAAHAGWRGLAAGVLENTVQAMAADGVQAWLGPAIGGGSYEVGEEVREAFVGHDPSAASAFVATRPGHWLCDLYALARLRLAAVGVTHVTGGGFDTLTDDRLYSYRRDGAQSGRFATLVWTV; from the coding sequence ATGTCCGAGGCCTGGATCCGCCCCGGCTGGCAGGTTTCCCCAGGGGTCGGCGCCGCGGTGTCGACCCGGCAGGGTCCCGGCGTGTCGGCCGGCCCCTACGGCCGGTTGAACCTCGGCCTGCGCTCCGGCGATGACCCAGCGGCGGTCGCGGCGAACCGGGCCTCGCTGGTCACGGCACTAGGCCTCCCGGCACAGCCCCTGTGGCTGCGCCAGGTCCATGGCACCGACGTGGCGGAAGGCCCGGTGGCGGGCGGCGACGAGCCCGTGGCCGATGCCGCGGTGGCGCGTGGCCCCGGCCAGGTGCTGGCCATCCTCACCGCGGACTGCCTGCCGGTTCTGTTTGCCTCCGCCGACGGCCAGGCCATCGGCGCGGCGCACGCGGGTTGGCGTGGGCTGGCGGCGGGGGTGCTGGAAAACACCGTCCAGGCCATGGCCGCCGACGGTGTCCAGGCATGGCTGGGCCCGGCGATCGGTGGTGGCTCCTATGAGGTGGGCGAAGAGGTCCGCGAGGCGTTCGTCGGCCACGATCCTTCGGCGGCGTCCGCCTTCGTGGCGACCCGCCCGGGTCACTGGCTGTGCGACCTGTATGCGCTGGCGCGCCTGCGGCTGGCCGCCGTGGGCGTCACCCATGTCACCGGCGGCGGCTTCGACACCCTGACCGACGACCGGCTGTATTCCTACCGCCGCGACGGCGCGCAAAGCGGCCGCTTCGCCACCCTCGTCTGGACCGTGTAG
- a CDS encoding DUF1624 domain-containing protein, with the protein MPGPAIESPPVGGDPTMPAPAPTRRLDFIDALRGLVICLMVLDHVRDLTHRDALLFDPTDLSRTTAALFFTRWITHLCAPTFVLLAGVSIFLQARKGKAGWPLSRFLLARGLWLVALEVTLVNFGFDLSFGVFLQVIYAIGIGMVFMAAMVHLPRAWVLALGLLIVFGHDALDAVRMDGTDVSASLWHLLVQPGPLPFGMVTYPALPWFGIMCVGYGIGGIYLAEPDRRTRVLAIMGVAMLVLFFILRVPNIYGDPVPWTKPAHSGWTTLAVLNVTKYPPSLAYVLLTLGITTLGGLALERAPAWLLRPLLAFGRTPMLTYLLHLYVARLLVLAIGAAWGIPASDFLDSLGDPSRLIRDGWGLPLWGTYAVWISVLVILYPIARAYARFKATQRRWWTSYI; encoded by the coding sequence ATGCCAGGCCCAGCTATCGAATCGCCGCCGGTCGGTGGCGACCCCACCATGCCTGCGCCAGCGCCGACGCGGCGGCTGGATTTCATCGACGCGCTGCGCGGCCTCGTCATCTGCCTGATGGTGCTCGACCACGTCCGCGACCTTACGCATCGCGACGCGTTGCTCTTCGATCCCACCGACCTGTCCCGGACCACGGCGGCGCTATTCTTTACCCGCTGGATCACGCACCTGTGTGCGCCCACGTTCGTGTTGCTTGCCGGTGTATCCATCTTCCTGCAGGCGCGCAAGGGCAAGGCGGGCTGGCCGCTATCACGATTCCTGCTTGCCCGTGGCCTTTGGCTGGTCGCGCTGGAAGTCACGTTGGTGAACTTCGGATTCGACCTGAGCTTCGGGGTGTTCCTGCAGGTGATCTACGCCATCGGCATCGGCATGGTGTTCATGGCTGCCATGGTGCATCTGCCGAGGGCATGGGTCCTCGCACTGGGGCTTCTGATCGTGTTCGGCCACGACGCGCTCGATGCGGTACGCATGGACGGGACGGATGTCTCCGCATCCCTCTGGCACCTGTTGGTACAGCCCGGGCCGCTTCCCTTCGGCATGGTCACCTACCCGGCCCTGCCGTGGTTCGGAATCATGTGCGTGGGCTACGGCATCGGCGGGATTTACCTGGCGGAGCCGGACCGCCGCACCCGGGTCCTCGCCATCATGGGCGTGGCGATGCTGGTCCTGTTCTTCATCCTTCGCGTGCCGAATATCTATGGCGACCCGGTGCCCTGGACAAAGCCTGCACACAGCGGGTGGACGACGCTGGCCGTGCTCAATGTCACCAAGTACCCGCCTTCGCTCGCCTACGTCTTGCTGACCCTGGGGATCACGACGCTTGGCGGCCTGGCGCTTGAGCGGGCACCCGCGTGGCTGCTACGCCCGCTGCTCGCCTTCGGCCGCACGCCGATGCTCACCTACCTCCTGCACCTGTACGTGGCCCGGCTCCTCGTCCTGGCGATCGGCGCGGCGTGGGGCATTCCCGCCAGCGATTTCCTCGACTCGCTCGGCGACCCCTCGCGGTTGATCCGCGATGGGTGGGGTCTTCCGTTGTGGGGCACTTACGCCGTGTGGATAAGCGTCCTGGTGATCCTGTATCCGATCGCCAGGGCCTACGCGCGGTTCAAGGCGACGCAACGCCGGTGGTGGACCAGTTATATCTGA
- the otsA gene encoding alpha,alpha-trehalose-phosphate synthase (UDP-forming), with protein MSRLVVISNRVALPKQTQTGGLASAMNAALQEMGGLWFGWSGNIAAETGKELHEVEEGNIAYATIDMSKADHDDYYSGFANRALWPLFHYRGDLVDYRRDHLDGYLRVNRIFAKRVAKLLKKDDIVWVHDYHLIPLAAMLRELGVENRIGFFLHTPLPAAGLLITLPRHRELLEPLASYDLVGLHTQRDLRALEDYFLHELGAAMRTGGRIRAANGRIFRAGVFPISIDTAEAVELAHRAEDSGAVAKLRASIDDRSLIIGVDRLDYSKGLPERFDGFARLLRDHKDLRGRVSLLQIAPPSRSDVPEYRSLRRELERSAGHINGQYAEPDWVPIRYVNKSFGHKVLAGYFRVAKVGLVTPLRDGMNLVAKEYVACQDPQDPGVLVLSRFAGAAQELDAALLVNPSDLDEVSEALKRALEMPLKERRMRWQSMMDVLERNDITHWRNNFLHALTEPPKVKPEIYVPTPMTAP; from the coding sequence ATGAGCCGACTGGTCGTCATATCAAACCGCGTCGCCCTGCCGAAACAGACGCAGACCGGCGGACTCGCTTCGGCGATGAACGCGGCATTGCAGGAAATGGGCGGGCTCTGGTTCGGCTGGAGCGGCAATATCGCCGCCGAAACAGGCAAGGAGCTGCACGAGGTCGAGGAAGGCAACATCGCCTACGCCACGATCGACATGTCCAAGGCGGACCACGACGACTACTACAGTGGCTTCGCCAACCGGGCGCTCTGGCCGCTGTTCCACTATCGCGGCGACCTGGTCGACTACCGCCGCGACCACCTCGATGGCTACCTGCGGGTGAACCGCATCTTCGCCAAGCGTGTGGCAAAGCTGCTGAAGAAAGACGACATCGTCTGGGTCCACGATTACCACCTGATCCCGCTGGCGGCGATGCTGCGCGAGCTGGGCGTGGAAAACCGGATCGGCTTCTTCCTGCATACACCGCTGCCGGCGGCCGGCCTGCTGATCACCCTGCCACGCCATCGCGAACTGCTTGAACCGCTGGCGTCGTACGACCTGGTCGGCCTGCACACCCAACGCGACCTGCGCGCGCTGGAAGACTATTTCCTGCACGAACTGGGCGCCGCCATGCGCACGGGCGGGCGGATCCGCGCGGCCAACGGCCGGATCTTCCGCGCGGGCGTGTTCCCGATCAGCATCGACACGGCCGAGGCCGTGGAACTGGCGCATCGCGCCGAAGACAGCGGTGCGGTGGCCAAGCTGCGTGCCTCGATCGACGATCGTTCGCTGATCATCGGCGTGGACCGGCTGGATTATTCCAAGGGCCTGCCGGAGCGTTTCGACGGCTTCGCCCGCCTGCTGCGCGACCACAAGGACCTGCGCGGCCGTGTCTCGCTGTTGCAGATCGCCCCGCCCTCGCGTTCGGACGTACCCGAATACCGCTCGCTACGCCGCGAGCTGGAGCGCAGCGCCGGGCACATCAACGGCCAGTACGCCGAGCCGGACTGGGTGCCGATCCGCTACGTGAACAAGTCCTTCGGGCACAAGGTGCTGGCCGGCTACTTCCGCGTAGCCAAGGTCGGCCTGGTGACGCCGCTGCGCGACGGCATGAATCTCGTCGCCAAGGAATACGTCGCCTGCCAGGATCCACAGGATCCCGGCGTGCTGGTGCTCTCCCGCTTCGCCGGCGCGGCCCAGGAGCTGGATGCCGCGCTGCTGGTGAACCCGTCCGACCTGGACGAGGTGTCCGAGGCACTGAAACGTGCCCTGGAAATGCCGCTGAAGGAACGCCGGATGCGCTGGCAGTCGATGATGGACGTGCTCGAACGCAACGACATCACCCACTGGCGCAACAACTTCCTGCACGCGCTCACGGAACCGCCGAAGGTGAAGCCGGAGATCTACGTGCCGACGCCGATGACGGCGCCCTGA
- a CDS encoding M15 family metallopeptidase codes for MANAAKRVTSTILAVGLAATLVVGAAKAAEPTPPLSPARSMAEAGMVDVRTLAPGLAEDMKYAGPDNFTGAVVEGYGAPRCFLRTQAAEALARVEAGLRKQGYALRIWDCYRPARAVAAFVRWAGDLSDTATKAAHYPNLGKDKLLGEYIAPVSGHSRGATVDLTLMRCTAATCEPLDMGTGFDFFDPLAHTADPRITPAQKANRERLLRAMAVEGFSNYPQEWWHYTLPSAVPPTLYDIPIL; via the coding sequence ATGGCGAATGCAGCGAAGCGGGTGACGTCGACGATCCTTGCGGTGGGCCTGGCAGCGACGTTGGTTGTCGGCGCCGCGAAGGCGGCCGAGCCAACGCCGCCGCTCTCGCCCGCGCGCAGCATGGCCGAGGCGGGCATGGTCGACGTGCGCACGCTGGCGCCGGGCCTCGCCGAGGACATGAAGTACGCCGGCCCGGACAATTTCACCGGGGCGGTGGTCGAGGGCTATGGCGCGCCGCGGTGCTTCCTGCGCACGCAGGCGGCCGAAGCGCTGGCGCGCGTGGAAGCGGGGTTGCGCAAGCAGGGTTATGCCTTGCGGATATGGGATTGCTACCGGCCCGCGCGTGCCGTCGCTGCCTTCGTACGCTGGGCAGGGGATCTTTCGGACACGGCGACCAAGGCCGCGCACTACCCGAACCTTGGCAAGGACAAGCTGCTCGGTGAGTACATCGCGCCGGTCTCGGGCCACAGCCGCGGCGCCACGGTCGATCTCACCCTGATGCGCTGCACGGCCGCCACCTGCGAACCGCTCGACATGGGCACGGGCTTCGACTTCTTCGACCCCCTGGCGCACACCGCCGATCCGCGGATCACCCCGGCGCAGAAGGCCAACCGCGAACGCCTGCTCCGCGCCATGGCCGTCGAGGGCTTCAGCAACTACCCACAGGAGTGGTGGCACTACACCCTCCCGTCCGCCGTCCCCCCCACCCTCTACGACATCCCGATCCTGTAG
- a CDS encoding NAD+ synthase, whose translation MSIFRFALAQHDFPVGATADNARRVQALADEARDRLGASLIAFPELTLSGYPPEDLLQRPSFLEACGRELAALAPELKGIAAIVGYPDSRGEVYNAASLIREGKVEWTYHKQALPNYTVFDEKRYFQPGQQTHVFSIEGVQVGMLVCEDIWEAEPAARAAQAGAELILVINASPYDQRQAATREELLRRRATENGVAIAYVNLVGGQDDLLFDGHSLLVQPDGTIAARAPFFEDLLLGVEYDSATKLLAPIDWPAPDTRSAEAVMYDGIVRGIRDYVGKNHFGGVLLGLSGGIDSALTLVMAVDALGKDKVTAVMMPTEYTSDLSLREAKAQAEHLGVEYHVVPIEGIYGSLTDALAPVFGDRKPDITEENLQSRTRGVLLMAMSNKFGRLLLSTGNKSEMAVGYATLYGDMCGAYAPLKDVYKTVVYALSRYRAAIDGGIPMAVIDRPPSAELRHDQTDQDSLPPYDELDAILAHFIEGEASAEDIIAAGHDDATVRRVIRLVFINEFKRRQAAPGPRVTTKAFGRERRYPITSGWR comes from the coding sequence ATGTCCATCTTTCGCTTTGCCCTGGCCCAGCATGACTTTCCCGTTGGCGCGACCGCCGACAATGCGCGTCGGGTCCAGGCCCTGGCTGACGAGGCGCGTGACCGCCTCGGCGCCTCGCTCATCGCTTTCCCCGAGCTGACCCTCTCCGGCTATCCGCCGGAAGACCTGTTGCAGCGCCCGAGCTTCCTCGAAGCCTGTGGGCGCGAGCTGGCCGCGCTGGCGCCGGAGCTGAAAGGCATCGCCGCCATCGTCGGCTACCCCGACAGCCGGGGTGAGGTCTACAACGCGGCCTCGCTCATCCGCGAAGGCAAGGTGGAGTGGACGTATCACAAGCAGGCGCTGCCGAATTACACGGTGTTCGACGAGAAGCGCTATTTCCAGCCCGGCCAGCAGACCCACGTCTTCAGCATCGAAGGCGTCCAGGTCGGCATGCTGGTCTGCGAGGACATCTGGGAAGCCGAGCCCGCCGCCCGCGCGGCGCAGGCCGGTGCCGAGCTGATCCTGGTCATCAACGCGTCGCCGTACGACCAGCGCCAGGCGGCCACTCGCGAGGAACTGCTGCGCCGCCGGGCGACCGAGAACGGTGTCGCCATCGCTTACGTTAACCTCGTGGGCGGCCAGGACGACCTGCTGTTCGACGGCCATTCGCTGCTGGTGCAGCCGGATGGCACGATCGCCGCGCGCGCGCCGTTCTTCGAAGACCTGCTGCTCGGCGTCGAATACGACAGCGCCACGAAGCTGCTGGCGCCGATCGACTGGCCCGCCCCCGACACGCGCAGCGCCGAGGCGGTGATGTACGACGGCATCGTCCGCGGCATCCGCGATTACGTCGGCAAGAACCACTTCGGCGGGGTGCTGCTCGGCCTCTCCGGCGGCATCGATTCGGCGCTGACGCTGGTGATGGCGGTGGATGCGCTGGGCAAGGACAAGGTGACGGCGGTGATGATGCCGACCGAATACACCTCGGACCTGTCGCTGCGCGAGGCGAAGGCGCAGGCCGAGCACCTGGGCGTCGAATACCACGTGGTGCCGATCGAAGGCATCTACGGGTCGCTTACCGATGCGCTGGCGCCGGTCTTCGGCGACCGCAAGCCGGACATCACCGAGGAAAACCTGCAGTCGCGCACGCGTGGCGTGCTGTTGATGGCGATGTCGAACAAGTTTGGCCGCCTGCTGCTGTCCACGGGCAACAAGAGCGAAATGGCGGTCGGCTACGCCACGCTCTACGGCGACATGTGCGGTGCGTACGCGCCGCTGAAGGACGTGTACAAGACGGTGGTCTACGCGTTGTCGCGCTACCGCGCTGCGATCGATGGCGGTATCCCCATGGCGGTGATCGATCGCCCGCCTTCGGCCGAACTGCGCCACGACCAGACCGACCAGGATTCGTTGCCGCCGTACGATGAACTCGACGCGATCCTTGCGCACTTCATCGAAGGCGAAGCCTCGGCCGAAGACATCATCGCCGCCGGCCACGACGACGCCACGGTCCGCCGGGTCATCCGCCTGGTCTTCATCAACGAGTTCAAGCGCCGCCAGGCCGCCCCCGGTCCGCGCGTCACCACCAAGGCGTTCGGCCGCGAACGCCGCTACCCCATAACCTCCGGTTGGCGCTAA
- a CDS encoding outer membrane protein assembly factor BamD: protein MRATKITILLVLALSMSACSMFRSKKETIDTMPVDRLYANAHDSLEHADYAAAEKAYERLIARFPSGDINEQSQIDLAYAQYKDNKPDEAYSTINRFIKTFPTHKHADYAYYLRGLINFDRTGGIIERYLQRGDNSGSTRRDQGFNLTAFDDFSQLARRYPNSAYATDARQRMIFLRNELAQFEIHVAEYYLRTKSYIASADRAQYVVEHYQQSPETADALAILTRSYLALDRKPLADQSRQVLALNYPDHPYLTDPNWPHHPSIWRKAIPFSGHH, encoded by the coding sequence ATGCGTGCAACCAAGATCACCATTCTGCTCGTCCTCGCCCTGTCGATGAGCGCCTGCTCGATGTTCCGCAGCAAGAAGGAGACGATCGATACCATGCCGGTCGACCGGCTGTATGCGAACGCCCATGACTCGCTGGAACACGCTGACTACGCGGCGGCCGAGAAGGCCTACGAGCGTCTCATCGCGCGTTTCCCGTCGGGTGACATCAATGAGCAGTCGCAGATCGACCTGGCTTACGCTCAGTACAAAGATAACAAGCCGGATGAGGCGTACTCGACGATCAACCGCTTCATCAAGACGTTTCCGACCCACAAGCATGCAGATTATGCCTATTACCTGCGCGGTCTGATCAATTTTGACCGTACCGGCGGCATTATCGAGCGTTATCTGCAGCGTGGCGACAATTCTGGCTCGACCCGTCGCGACCAGGGCTTCAACCTGACTGCCTTCGACGATTTCAGCCAGCTGGCCCGTCGTTACCCGAACAGCGCCTACGCCACGGACGCCCGCCAGCGCATGATCTTCCTGCGCAACGAGCTGGCCCAGTTCGAGATCCACGTGGCCGAGTACTACCTGCGCACGAAGTCGTACATCGCTTCCGCCGATCGCGCCCAGTACGTGGTCGAGCATTACCAGCAGTCGCCGGAAACGGCCGACGCCCTGGCGATCCTCACCCGCAGCTACCTCGCGCTGGACCGCAAGCCGCTGGCCGACCAGAGCCGCCAGGTGCTGGCCCTGAACTACCCGGACCACCCGTACCTGACGGACCCGAACTGGCCGCACCACCCGTCGATCTGGCGCAAGGCCATCCCGTTCTCGGGGCATCATTGA
- the rluD gene encoding 23S rRNA pseudouridine(1911/1915/1917) synthase RluD: MTTVRHEATMPLTAAGRRFDQSLAEMFPEYSRSRLTGWIKDGKVLLDGAPVPPRQLVRGGESVVLEAELAVEVHAQPEDIALDIVYEDDDLMVINKPVGLVVHPGAGNPAGTMLNALLHHAPALAALPRAGIVHRLDKDTAGLMVVAKSIAAQTGLVTMLSKHDVHRQYEAVVLGTMVAGGTVDEAIGRHQHDRLKQGIRDVEQGGKEAVTHYRVRERFRAHSVIQCNLETGRTHQIRVHMAHIGHPLVGDQMYGNGLRLPRGASQELIDALRGFRRQALHAEKLAFEHPVTGQYLEFDSPRPADQEALIEALRADTAIHPIED; the protein is encoded by the coding sequence ATGACGACGGTACGGCACGAGGCCACGATGCCGCTAACGGCCGCGGGACGGCGTTTCGACCAGTCTTTGGCCGAGATGTTCCCGGAATACTCCCGATCCCGCCTTACGGGATGGATCAAAGACGGCAAAGTGTTGCTGGACGGGGCCCCCGTGCCGCCGCGCCAGCTGGTCCGTGGCGGCGAGTCGGTGGTCCTTGAGGCCGAGCTGGCCGTCGAGGTCCATGCCCAGCCCGAGGACATCGCCCTGGACATCGTCTATGAGGACGATGACCTGATGGTGATCAACAAGCCGGTCGGCCTGGTGGTCCACCCGGGCGCCGGCAACCCCGCCGGCACGATGCTGAACGCGTTGCTGCACCACGCCCCGGCGCTGGCGGCCCTGCCGCGCGCGGGCATCGTCCATCGCCTGGACAAGGACACGGCGGGCCTGATGGTGGTGGCCAAGTCCATCGCCGCGCAGACCGGCCTGGTCACGATGCTGAGCAAGCACGACGTGCACCGCCAGTACGAAGCCGTGGTGCTCGGCACCATGGTGGCCGGCGGCACGGTGGACGAGGCGATCGGCCGCCACCAGCACGATCGCCTGAAGCAGGGCATCCGTGACGTGGAGCAGGGTGGCAAGGAAGCGGTCACCCACTACCGGGTCCGTGAGCGTTTTCGTGCGCACAGCGTCATCCAGTGCAACCTGGAGACCGGCCGCACCCACCAGATCCGCGTGCACATGGCGCATATCGGCCATCCGCTGGTCGGCGACCAGATGTACGGCAACGGCCTGCGCCTGCCGCGCGGGGCCAGCCAGGAACTGATCGACGCCCTGCGTGGCTTCCGCCGCCAGGCGCTGCACGCCGAGAAACTGGCCTTCGAGCACCCGGTCACCGGCCAGTACCTCGAGTTCGACTCGCCCCGCCCGGCCGACCAGGAGGCGCTGATCGAGGCCCTGCGCGCCGATACGGCGATCCATCCGATCGAGGACTGA